Within the Candidatus Saccharibacteria bacterium oral taxon 488 genome, the region TTTGATCGCCAATGAGCGGGCCGGTAAGTTTGGCGGCCAGACGGTACAGATGGTGCCGCATTTGACTAATTCTATCAAGGCGGCTATCCGCGAGGCGGCCGAGGGCGACGTCCACATCGTGGAAATTGGCGGTACGGTCGGCGACTACGAAGGCCTAAGTTTTATCGAGGCGATTCGCGGTTTTGCGCTGGATGTGGGGCGGGAAAATTGCCTGTTCGTGCACGTGGTGTATGTACCATTTTTGGAGGCATCTCATGAATATAAGACCAAGCCGGCTCAGAATGCGCTGGCGGATCTTCGCGGTTTTGGCATTATGCCGGATGTGGTGGCAGTCCGGACGGAGGGCCATGACAAGCCGCCGCGCAGTATCGGCGAAAAAATTGCTATTTCATCTGGCGTGCGCCAGGAGGGAATTATTATGATGCCAAATGTTGATACGGTATATGAAGTGCCATTGACGGTGTATCGCGATCTGGGCAAGTTATTGGGCGAATTTACCGACAATTCAGTGGAGCCGAATTTGCAGCGATGGAAACGTTTGGCAAAGCGTGATAAAACTGAGTATGCCAAGCGGGTAACCGTCGGTCTGGTGGCTAAATACATTGATAATTCTGATACCTACTTGTCGGTGACTGAGGCGCTAAAGTCTGCCGCTTGGGCGAACAAAAGCGAGATTTCTATCAAGTGGATTAACGCTGAGACGGCGAGCGAAGCTGATTTTGCCAGCGTTGACGCTATCGTGGTGCCGGGTGGTTTTGGTACGCGCGGCGTGGAGGGCAAGATTAAGGCGGCTGAGTATTGTATAAAAAACAACAAACCATATTTAGGAATTTGTCTTGGCCTGCAGGCGGCGGTCATTGCGGCAGCGCGCCTTGGCGGCGTAGCGAATGCTAACAGTGAAGAGTTTGGCGCTGAGCCTGGCGCGAATGTGGTGTACATCATGGACGGCCAGCAGGGCAAGCAGTCGACCGGCGGCACGATGCGCCTCGGCGATTATCCGGCGGTGCTGAAATCTGGTTCACTTGTGGCTAAAACATACGGTTTAACAGAGGTAACTGAGCGGCATCGCCATCGCTACGAAGTGAATCAAGAGTTTGTTCAAGCGATTGAGCGGGGCGGTTTGGTGATTTCCGGCACATCGCCGGACGGCCAGCTGGTGGAATTTATCGAAGCGCCGCATCATCGGTATTTCGTGGCTACGCAAGCTCACCCTGAATTTAAGTCGCGCCCATTCCGACCGCATCCGCTATTTGACGGGCTGATTCGAGCTGCCTTGACAAAGTAAAAAACTTATGCTAGCATACAGCCAGATAGTACCTAAAATAAAAAGGAATAAAAATGGCTGAAGAAACAATTGAAATGCAGGATCCGCTTGATAAGACGACGCTGAGTCATGACGATGCCTCGGCACTTGGGTATGTTTTGCGTCACGTCAAGGGCTCGAGTCCGAGTTCGGTGACGCTGCTGCAGCTGGAAGAAATGGGTCAGGAGTAAAACTGCTTGTTGTCTGCTATACTGGAAGGTATGGAACAGATTATTTCTCAGGCGGTGAAGCAACGTTTTGATCGAGATGTGTCGGTGCAATTAACGCGCCCCGATCCAAAGTTTGGCGATTTTGCGACGAACGTGGCGCTGCAGCTGGCGAAGCCGCTGTGCAAAAATCCGCGTGAGATTGCTGAGGCGATTGCTGAAGAGCTGCGCGGCCACCAGGAGCTGAGTGAGGTGAGCGTGGCTGGGCCGGGTTTCATCAATGTGAAATTACGTGATCAGGCGATACTCGAGCTGCTCAAAACCTATCCACGCAGCGCGCGCAGCGGTGAGACGGTAGTTATCGAGACTAATAATCCAAATCCGTTCAAGGCCATGCATATCGGTCACGCGTTCAACGCGATTGTGGCAGATACGATTGCTAACTTGTTGGCGCTTGCCGGCACCAAGCTACACCGCGTGAGTTATCACGGCGACGTTGGGGCGCATGTCGGCAAAAGTATGTGGGCGATCCTGCAATACATCGATGGTGATGTGAAAAAACTTGATGAGATTGTTCCAGCTGAGCGCAATCCTTTTATGAGCAAAATGTATGCTGAAGGCGCTCGGGCATACAAGGAGGATGAGGCGGTAAAGGCCAAGATTGCCGAGCTTGCCAAACAATCGTTTACGCTGGATGACCCACTCTATAGGCAAGTGTATGAAACCTGCAAGCAGTGGAGTTTTGACGAAATTGATCACAACATGCAGCGTATCGGCAATCAGCCGATTGAGCGGCGTTATCTGGAGAGCGAGGCGGATAACAAAGGCGTGCCAATTGTCAAGAAGCATGTACCAAAGGTGTTCAAGGAAAGTGACGGGGCGCTGGTGTTTCCGGGTAGCCAATATGGCAGCTTTGACAATGTATTTGTGACGAGTCAGGGGTTGGGGTTGTATGGCGCGCGCGACTTGGGACTGATGACGCTGAAGAACGATGATTTTCATGCCAAGAAAAGCTATATTGTGACCGCCGAGGAGCAAAAAGCCTATTTCCAGGGAGTGATCAAGGCGGCAGAGTTATGTATACCAGAGCTAACGGGTGTGACTGAAAACATCTCGACCGGTACCGTCAAGCTAGCGACTGGCAAGATGAGTTCACGCGACGGCGACGTGATCACCATTGGCTGGTTGTTTGACGAGTTTAGTAAGGCGATTGGTGAGCGGGGCGGTGAGCCAACAGATGACGTGGTGGCTGGCGCACTGCGCTATCAATTTTTGAAGGTCAAAATTGGTAGCGATGTGGTCTTTGACGTTAATGATGCGGTCAGTCTGACTGGCAATACGGGTAGCTATCTGCAATACGCCCACGCTCGCGCTTGCGGTATTCTCGCTAAATCTTCAGAGTCCGTTACCTTTCCAAGGGTGATTGAAGGTGAGGATCGAGCGCTTATCCGGAAAATGACTGAATATACGGAAGTTGTTGAGCGGGCAGTTGAGCAACTGGAGCCACATCATATCTGCACCTATTTGTTTGAATTGGCGCAGGAGTTCAACCGTTATTATGAGAAGAATCAAGTTGTCGGCAGCGACAAAGAAGCGCACCGCGTCGGTATTGTGGCGGTGTATGCTGATATCTTGAAGGCGGGACTCACCATTCTTGGTATCGTCGCCCCTGATAAGTTGTAAAATATTAGTAAATAATTGTATGATATAGCAGAGATGGACGAGTATCTTTCTGCTAATTTGATGACGCCTAAGCAGCGATTGATCAAGGCCGAGCCAGGACTACGGCGTGAGTTTTTATTAGATTCGCAGCAGCTGAAATTAATTCGTGCGGTGTATGAACAGTCTCCGCAGACGTTTGATGATGCGACGAAGGCAGCGGTTGACATAGCACGGGTGGTACGACAAACGGTGGATTTTGCTCCGACTTTGGCTAACTCACCGCTACTCGATGCAGTTGAAGTTGCCAATCGTGAGGCTACAAACTGTTTTGGCCATGTCATTATTGCCTCAGAATGTCTGGAGCAGCTCGGCATTGAGCATTGTATTAGTTATGCGAATCAGCATGCCATGGTGACACTATTTGATTGGAGTAGTAGGCGAGCTTTTTTGCTTGATGTGGCGACGCAGGAGCTATGTTGTGATATGACCGGCGTGATTGGCAGCGGTGCGCCCAACCCGCTTGACCAGCTAGCGATGGGTGAGTTGCGGGCAGTGAATACATTTTTTTCAGGAGAACTCTTGAAACGGCTACCGCCGTCGATTGATAGGCAAAAGTTTATTAATTCAAGGCCATGGTTGTCGTTTGATGCTATTGACGTAGCACAATCTCATGAACATGAGCCTCGAAATCGGATATTACAATTCTTAACATTACCCTCAGTACCGAGGCGTATGTTGCTGATTCAGCAGTACAATGCCGTCCGACGAGCGGGGTCGGGCAAGATCGAAGCAGCGAGTAAAGGGCTATCAGAATTATCAGGGGTATATCTTGATGTTGATTCGCGAAATGGCCTGAAGGAAGTTGATGGGTTGTGTCGTCAGCTAATATTGGCAGGAAAATATGACGAAGCAATTGATTTAGCGACTATGGTGGACGAGAGCTTGGTTCCAGACGATAAATCGAAAAATAAGTTATTTTTGCCAGATATCATACGAAAAATTGCCAAACAGACAGGAAACAAGGAGCTTGCCTGGCGGGCTATTAAACTATACGGGGAGAATCCACCAAATAGCCTGCACAACGGTAAGCTTGCTGCAGCCAGAAAACTTTTAGATAATTTGTAAAGTTTTATGCTACAATCAAGGTACTACTTAACATAAAGGAGTTTTTATGGCAGAGAAGAAAGTAGCCAAGAAGGCGACTACCAAACAGACGACTACTAAGAAATCGATTGTGAAAAAACCAAGCGTGGCAGCGCTGAAAGAAAAGGCAGCGGCGGTCAAGGGCCATGGCGGCGGTTTTATGACCTTTATCCGTGAGCAAGGCGTGGTTGGCCTGGCTGTCGGTCTGGCGATCGGTACTGCGGCCGGCGATACCGTGAAAAAGTTGGTGACAGCGTTTATCGACCCGCTGGTGCAGCTGATTGTTGGTTCGCAGGAAGGCCTGCAGGCAGCATCATTCTCTGTTGAGATTGCTGGTCGCAAGGGTGAATTCCTGTACGGTGCATTCGTTAGCTCGCTGATCACTTTGTTAGCGGTGGCGTTTGTGGTGTATGCGATTATTCACTTTTTGAAGCTGGATAAATTAGACAAGAAAAAAGACTAATTGGGCCTTAAAAACAGATCCGCCGGATAAATACGGCGGATTTTTTATGTAAAACGATTTATGCTGGAACAAGATGCGTACCGTACTCAGGGCTAGGAAATCAGCGTGCCGACTGTCTCGCCGCGAGCGGCCCGGGCGATGTTGCCGTCGGTGAGGAGGTCGCAGATGATAACTGGTTTATTTTCTTCGGCGGCCAGCCCGATGGCAGCCTTGTCCATGATGGTGATATCGGGGTTGGTGAGGATTTGGTTGTAATTAAGATGGTCAAATTTAACAGCGTCAGGGAATTTGGTTGGATCTTTGTCGTATACGCCGTCGACTTTCGTTGTTTTGATCACAACGTCGCACTGCATCTCGAGGGCCAGGTTGAGGGCGGCGGTGTCGGTAGTCAAGAATGGCCGGCCAGTGCCGCAGGCAACGATGACGACGCGACCTTTCTTGATATGACTAAGGGCGCGGCGGAAGGTGTATTGGTCGATGAATTGATTAATCTCGACAGTAGAGAGAGCGCGGGTCGGTAGGTCGGTGTCATTGAAGACATCAGCCAAGGCAATGGCATTCATCAGGGTTGAGAGCATGCCGATATTGTGGGCTGAGACGGGCTGGATACCGTGGCCAATGATTTGGTTGCCGCGGACATAATTGCCGCCGCCAACCATGATGACGATTTCGGCGCCGGTTTCTAGAGCTGGTTTAATTTGTTCGGCGATCCAACGGGCACGTTTGGGATCAAAGCCGCTGGCGAACTCGCCCTGGAGCTGCTCGCCGGATAATTTGAGAAGGATACGTTTGGTCATGGTTTTAGTGTAGCACGCTGCAAGGAAGTGGTAAAATAGAAACATGAAAGCCAGTTTTAAGCCGAAAAAGATTTTATGGATGGATTTGGAGATGACCGGGCTGGATCCGGTGCGTGATGAGATTTTGGAGGTGGCGGCGATCGTCACGGATTGGGATTTTACGGAGATTGCGACGTATGAGGGAGTGGTGTGCCATGATTCAGAGAAGCTAGGTAAATTGCTGGATCGAAATGCTAGCTTTTGGAACGAACATCCAGAGGCGCGGCGTGGGTTGGAGCAACAAAATGCCTCGGGCAAGCCGCTGGCCGAGGTGGAGCATGATTTGCTGGTGTTTTGCGATGAATATTTTGCGGACGAGCCGCGGATTTTACTGGGCGGTAATTCAATTCACCAGGATCGGCGGTTTATTGACGGGTGGTGGTCTACGTTGTCAAAAAGGCTACACTATCGGATGCTGGATGTCAGTGCTTGGAAAGTGGTGTTTGAGGGCAAGTACGGCAAAAAGTTCGCTAAACCAGAGGATCATCGGGCGCTGGAGGACATTCGCGGTAGCATCAAGGAGCTTCAGTATTATCTGAAAAAGGTAAAACCATGACCCATAAACAATTTGAAGAGTTTATTCTCAGTTTGCCTGGCGTATGGCTGGACTATCCGTTTGGCGAGGATGTTGCGGTGTATAAATTTGGCAAGAGCAATAACGGTGTGGGGAAGATGGTGGCGCTAGTGACGGAGGGCTCAAAGCCACTCAGAGTTAGTCTGAAGTGCGATCCGCTATTGGCTGAGAATCTCCGCGAGAAGTACGAGACGGTGCTGCCGGGGTATCATCTGAATAAGAAGCACTGGAACACCATCATTTGTTCGGGGCAATTGAGTGATGAAGAAATTTTTGATTTGGTGCGACTGAGTTATCAGCTGGCGGCGAAGTGAGTAAAACAGCAGGGGCTAATCGCTGAGAAAAGTAGCGCTGATTTGCCCCAGCTGGTGACAGAGTGAATAAAACTTATGACTTTTCCGAATCACCGGTGATCGCCATGAGCTGCTTGCGTACGTTGGTGAGGTCGGAAATAGTTTTTTCGAGAAAGTCAATTGTGCTTTTGCTGCGCGAGCCCTCTTTGATACGATTCATCATCAACAGAGTGTCGGCTAGCTCGGTATTCATGGTGTAGGCATAGGTGTTGTCGAGGTCGGCGTTGAGATAGGCCTCCTCAAATTTTTCCTCGAGCTTTGTTGGTGGGTCGAGCGCGGTGATGTTTTTGAGGTCTTTTTTGACGTCGATATTCTGGGCAGCGGCTGGTGTTTCGATGGACTTATTGGCAGTGGTGAGTACAGCTGTGAGCGAGCTATTAGCATCTTGGAGCTGGCTGGATTTGAGGCGGGAAGTAAATTTCTCGGAGACGGTTTGGAGTTTTTGTAGACGAGCAATGAGATTATTTAATGAGGGGCCGCGGGAAGCGTTTTGGGCGGCATTAATAATAAAGACCAGACCGAGCAGCCCGATGATACCGAGAACGAGCAAGATAATCTTTGACTTTTTATCAAAGCCCTGCGGCGCTGGCGGTGCAGAAATTTGATTGAGATAATCGATACCGGTTGGCACGTCATAGTCATTGTGTGGCTGCATATACCCATTAAAGCATAAACAACAACAGAGGTAAAGAGTGATATAATAAAAACCATGAATGATGCCAAGGAAGAAGTGCGAGCGCGGCTGAATATCGAGGATGTAATCGGCGAATATGTTCAGCTGAAGCGGGCGGGTCGTAATCTGAAGGGACTGAGTCCGTTCACTGACGAGCGGACGCCGAGTTTTATGGTCAGTCCGGAAAAGCAGATTTGGCATGATTTTTCTTCGGGCAAGGGCGGCGATATCTTTACATTCGTGATGCTGGTGGAGGGGATGGATTTTCGCCAGGCGTTGGAGCATTTGGCGCGCAAGGCGGGCGTGGATTTGAGTTTGTTTTCTCATGGTGATGGACGGGCGGCCAAGCGGCGGGCGCGGGCGCGGGAAGCGCTAAAATTAGCAGCAAATTTTTATCAGCAAAACTTGGTGAAAAATTCGGCGGCGCTAAAGTACGCGGTGAAAAAACGGCGGCTGAATCGGCAGACGATCGGTGATTTTGTCATTGGCTATGCGCCAGATCAGGGCGATGCGCTGACCAAAGCGCTGGAGAAGCGGGGGTTTTCGCGCCGGGAACTGGCTGATGCGGGGCTGGTGAATCGGTTTGGCGGCGACTTGTTTCGGGGGCGGATGATGGTGGCCTTGAGCGACGGCAGCGGCGAGGTGGTTGGCTTTACGGGGCGAATTATTCGCGACGATCCGCGTGCGCCGAAATATTTGAATACGCCACAGACATTGCTATTTGATAAATCGCGCCATATTTTTGGGCTGTATCAGGCGAAAGAGGCGATTCGTAAGAGTGATGCGGCGGTGATTGTCGAGGGGAATTTGGATGTGGTTAGTAGCCATCAAGCTGGCATTAAAAACGTAGTGGCGACGGCGGGGACAGCGATGACGCTGCAGCATTTGAAGGCGCTGAGCCGGTTGGCGGGACGAATTCGCCTGGCGTTTGATGGCGACCGGGCGGGCGTGGGCGCGACGGAGCGGGCGATCAATTTGGCGCAGGAAATTGGCGTGGAACTAGAGGTGGTGAGCCTGCCGGATGACGTGAAAGACCCGGATGAATTGATCCAAAAAGACCCAGTGTTATGGCAAGCGGCGGTTGAGCAGGCGCAGCCGGCGGTGGACTGGGTGATCGCTCGGCACGCCGAGATGGAAGATTTGGCGACGGCCGAAGGCAAGCGGCGATTTTCAACAACTGCACTCAGAATTGTGCGCGGCTTGAAAGATCCGGTGGAGCAAGAGCATTACTTGGCGGTGATTTCTAAAGAAACTGGCGCCAGTCTCGCGGCCTTGCGGGCGAAGCTGGGCGCTGACGGATCAACGCCGCCCGCTCAGCTTAAAAAACCAAAGATTGAAAAGGCGACTCCGAGTAAACCTCGTGACGAATTAGCGGACATCATCGTCGGTCTAGCGCTTAGTCAACCATCGACGCGGCGCTGGGTCGGGGCGCTTGAGGCGGCAAGCTTGGACGAGCCAGCTCGAGCAGTGGTGACGGCGCTGCAAGCTGAGCCGCTACTTGATCGAGAAAAGTTGCCACGCCCCTTGCAAAAATTTGAGCAGTATGTGAAAATAGTACAGTTAAAAAGTGAACGCCGCTACATGGACTGGGAACCAGAAGCTCTGGACAGTGAAATGGCGCGTTTGGTAAAGCAATTGATACGTAAACACCGCGACACAAAAAAACAACAATTATTAGAAGATTTGCGTGAGGCTGAGGAGCTCAGCGATGAGGCGCGGGCGCGCATCTTGCGGCAGCAGCTGAACGCATTGATTAAGGAGAATGCGTGAACAACGACCAGCAATACACCCCGACCAATGACGATCCACTTGAGCCAGATTTGACGGCGGTACATGATGACGAGGAGATGGAAGATCTCGAGGCATTAAGCACCGGCCAGTATCTGGATGATATTTCGGACGATTCGGTGCGGTTGTATCTGCGTGAGATTGGTAAAATCCCGCTATTAAGTTCGGATGAGGAAATGGAGCTGGCGCGGCGAATCATCGAGGGCGACAAGAAGGCCAAGGACAAGATGGCCGAGGCGAACATGCGTTTGGTGGTGTCGATTGCCAAGCGGTATTCGGGCCGCGGGTTGGATTTTCTGGACTTGATCCAGGAGGGCAACACTGGCTTGCTGCGCGCCGTGGAGAAGTTTGATCCGGACAAGGGCTTTAAGTTTTCGACCTACGCGACGTGGTGGATTCGCCAGGCGATTACCCGGGCGATCGCTGATCAGGCGCGGACGATTCGCATCCCTGTGCACATGATCGAGACGATTAACAAGCTAGTGCGGACGCAGCGACGGCTTACTCAGGAGCTGAACCGCGAGCCGACAATGGAAGAATTGTCCAAGGAAATGGACATGGAGCCGGAAAAGATTGAGTACATCAATAAAATTCGACAAGAGACGTCGAGTCTGGATGCTGGCATCGGGCGTGATGGTGACGAGGAAGATTCGGTGTTGGGCGATTTTATCGAGGATGAAGATACAATTTCGCCAGAAGAATCAGCGACCAATCAGCTGCTGAAAGAAAAGGTCGCCGAGGTGCTGTCAAGCCTGTCTGATCGCGAGCAAAAAATTGTGCGCATGCGGTTCGGGCTGGACAATGGCGGCAAAAGCCATACGCTTGAGGAAGTCGGCCAACAATTTGCCGTGACGCGCGAACGAATTCGCCAGATTGAAGCCAAGGCTTTGGCAAAGCTGAGGAAGCACAAGGATGCTAAAAAGTTGTATGAGTATTTGAGCTAGATTGACGGGCGATAATAAAAAGGCCAGGCGGGTATGTCTGGCCTTTTTGGTGCGTTGTGATTTAGCACTGCTCAGGCGCCTTGCAAAAATGTTCGTGGTGAGTGACGGCTTCTAACTGCGCGTACAGCTCATCCAGGCCGCGGTCGTTTGTTACGAAATAGTCGGCAATGGCAATAGGCCCGCCTTTTTCTAGGTTTTCAATTTCCGACCAATCGCGTTGGTCAACTTCGCGTGGTTGCATTGGCCGCTCAGGGCGTTTGGCCATGCGTTGATAGCGCAGGTGTTTTGGTGTGACGACGGCGATGACGGACATCTGGCCAGGGAATTCGTGCTTGAGAATTTTATATTCGCTCCAAGTGTACAGCCCGTCCAGGACGATAAGTTTTTGGCCAGCGTCAATCAAATCATGCGCGGATTTAACGACGCGCTTGACCACGAAATCTTTGCCTTCGCGTCGGCGAATTTCCTCGCGGAATTTTTGCTGATTGTCCCACGTTGGTTCAATGCCAGCTTCTTCCATGGCCTTGTAGATGATGCCGCCAAAATAGATTTTCGGAATACCCTTTTTGGTGAAATATTCGACCGCCGAACTTTTGCCGCTACCAGCCAGACCGACGAGGGCGATAATGTTTGCATGTGGTTGTGTCATGTTGTTAGTATAGCAAATTTGCTATACTGAGTATATGAAGCGTTTGGCGGTCATCGACGGAAAATCAGTGTTTTACCGAGGGTATTATGCCATGCCAGGTCTCAGTACGGCGGACGGTACGCCGACTGGCGGCGTGTATGGATTTGTGAGTTTGGCAATTGAGCTGATCAAGAAATTGGAGCCGGATTATGTGGCGGTGGCGTGGGACAAGCGCGGCACTAACATCCGTAAGCGGCGGGAATTATACCCAGAGTACAAGGCGGGTCGCAAGCCAGCGCCCGATGATTTTTATCAGCAAATTCCGATTTTGATGGAACTTTTGGATGCCTTTGGCTGGCCGCTGTATGAGTTGGATGACTATGAGGCGGACGATATCATGGGTGCGTTTGCCAGGCAAGCGGAAGCGCGCGGCGTGCAAACCTGTCTGCTGACGTCGGATTTGGATGCGCTGCAATTGGTGTCGCCCCTCACCAAAGTCTACGCCATGAAAAATGGCCTGAGGAATATCGAGGAATTTACCGCGGAATATTTTGAACAAAAATATGGCATTCGGACGGATCAGTTTTTGGATTTGAAGGCGCTGAAGGGCGATTCCAGCGACAATTTGCCGGGCGTGCCGGGCGTTGGTGAAAAGACAGCAGTGAAATTATTGCAAGCGTATGACACGCTGGACGGCGTGTATGCGCATGTGGATGAGCAAACAGGCGCTCTACGGACAAAGCTGGAAAATGGTCGCGAGTCGGCATATTTGACCAAGCAAGTGGCGGAGCTGTGGACGGATGCGCCAGTGGAGCTGGATTGGGAGGTGGCGGATGTTAACGACTGCGACTTTGCGCGGGTGGCGGAGATTTTGCGGAAATTGGAGTTTCATTCGCTGATTGGGCGGCTGCCAAAGACAATGCAGGCGGCGGATGAGGCAGTGGAGACGGCGGAGTTGGAATTGCCGCGCGTCGAAAATCTGCCGACTGAGCCACTGTTTGAGGCGGAAAATAGTATCTATATTGATCCATCGGAGCCGGACATAGTCTATATTAATTCCAAGCCTGACGTGGCGTGGCGAGCGAAGGTTAGTGAAATTGGCTGGTCGGTTTGGCAGCTGTTGGCGCAGGGCGTGGTGATCGCGGCGGATGTCAAGGAGCTGTATCATGCGCTGGACGCTCACGGTGTGACGGTGCGGTTTCACGAGGTCTGGGATATTGGGCAGGCGGCGTTTTTGATCGATCCACTGAGGCGCGACCGTCGTTTAGCGGCGCTGGCGGGCGATTTTTCTGAGGATAATTCCGCGTTGCGGCAGTTGGCGCGGCTTCGTCAGATTTACCGCCAGCAGCAGGATTATATGGCGACGCATCAGCAGATTGCCAGGGTGCTTCACGAGTTTGATTTTCCAGTGATTTGGCCGCTGTTTCAGATGGAAAAGCGCGGCATGAAGCTGGACACGGCGCTCCTTGAACAGATGGGTGAGGAGCTGAGGGCGGAGGTGAGCCAGCTTGAACAACAAATGTATACGATGGCTGGGCGTGAACTCAATGCCGCCAGCCCGGCACAGCTGTCTGAGGTGTTATTTACCAAACTTCAGCTGCCGACGACCGGTAT harbors:
- the polA gene encoding DNA polymerase I; this translates as MKRLAVIDGKSVFYRGYYAMPGLSTADGTPTGGVYGFVSLAIELIKKLEPDYVAVAWDKRGTNIRKRRELYPEYKAGRKPAPDDFYQQIPILMELLDAFGWPLYELDDYEADDIMGAFARQAEARGVQTCLLTSDLDALQLVSPLTKVYAMKNGLRNIEEFTAEYFEQKYGIRTDQFLDLKALKGDSSDNLPGVPGVGEKTAVKLLQAYDTLDGVYAHVDEQTGALRTKLENGRESAYLTKQVAELWTDAPVELDWEVADVNDCDFARVAEILRKLEFHSLIGRLPKTMQAADEAVETAELELPRVENLPTEPLFEAENSIYIDPSEPDIVYINSKPDVAWRAKVSEIGWSVWQLLAQGVVIAADVKELYHALDAHGVTVRFHEVWDIGQAAFLIDPLRRDRRLAALAGDFSEDNSALRQLARLRQIYRQQQDYMATHQQIARVLHEFDFPVIWPLFQMEKRGMKLDTALLEQMGEELRAEVSQLEQQMYTMAGRELNAASPAQLSEVLFTKLQLPTTGIKKGKTGYSTGQKELDKLRGRHPIIELIERYRELTKLISTYIEALPKLVAEDGRIHTTFNQDVTSTGRLSSTNPNLQNIPVRTELGRKIRQAFVPSQGKVFVGVDYSQFELRLAAVLAGDEQLIDDFNSDVDIHTKTAAETYGVPMAEVTKLQRRAAKVINFGVLYGMSPHGLAAATGMTFTEAKKFIEHYFAVRQPIRQYLDTILVQARERGFVETYFGRRRPTPDVKSSNFMVRSAAERAAMNMPIQGTEADLMKLAMIRLEDKLAGLAEPVLQVHDSILVECSPEDAERVGEIMRREMEGICPELPIALKVDVGVGLHWDEV